From Cellulomonas fimi ATCC 484, a single genomic window includes:
- a CDS encoding aminotransferase class V-fold PLP-dependent enzyme, producing MTATAEHASCAEVDAVPTSSTREPVAALLPVVGADTTVPLVDGTQRTYANLDYAASAPALEAVAARVTEVLPLYASVHRGAGYLSQVSTALYESARQTIARFVDARPDDVAIVTRNTTDSLNLLAGVVPDGGRVLVLDIEHHANLLPWVEQSGRGATTILPIASTVAGTLDALRDELARQPYALLTLTGASNVTGEGLPVEEVVALAHAVGTRVAVDGAQLVPHRGFSLARTGADYVAFSGHKTYAPFGAGALVGRRDWLDTGTPHLAGGGAVRDVRADRTVWQPAPARHEAGSPNVLGAIALAEACDRLAALPAGTLAAHEDALRTRLLDGLATIDGVEVARIWPDSADPVGVLTFTVPGHDPGLVAAYLSAEHGIGVRDGRFCAHPLLAHLGASGGAIRASVGVGTTSEAVDRLVVALRQYLAHGPSSRYEVVDACWTVVDDTRPLVQVHGLDALAATAAAACGPALDD from the coding sequence ATGACCGCCACCGCCGAGCACGCGTCCTGTGCCGAGGTCGACGCCGTGCCCACGTCGTCGACCCGCGAGCCCGTCGCCGCCCTGCTGCCCGTCGTCGGGGCGGACACCACCGTCCCGCTCGTCGACGGCACGCAGCGCACGTACGCGAACCTCGACTACGCCGCGAGCGCCCCTGCCCTCGAGGCCGTCGCCGCGCGCGTCACCGAGGTGCTGCCGCTGTACGCGTCGGTGCACCGCGGCGCCGGCTACCTCTCGCAGGTCTCCACCGCGCTCTACGAGTCCGCCCGGCAGACGATCGCCCGCTTCGTCGACGCGCGTCCCGACGACGTCGCGATCGTCACGCGGAACACCACGGACTCGCTCAACCTGCTCGCGGGTGTCGTGCCCGACGGCGGGCGCGTCCTCGTGCTCGACATCGAGCACCACGCGAACCTCCTGCCGTGGGTCGAGCAGTCCGGCCGCGGTGCCACGACGATCCTGCCCATCGCGTCCACCGTCGCCGGCACGCTCGACGCGCTGCGCGACGAGCTCGCCCGCCAGCCGTACGCGCTGCTCACGCTCACGGGCGCGTCCAACGTCACGGGCGAGGGCCTGCCCGTCGAGGAGGTCGTCGCGCTCGCGCACGCCGTCGGCACGCGTGTCGCCGTCGACGGGGCGCAGCTCGTGCCGCACCGCGGCTTCTCGCTCGCCCGCACGGGGGCCGACTACGTCGCCTTCTCGGGCCACAAGACGTACGCGCCGTTCGGGGCCGGGGCGCTCGTCGGCCGCCGTGACTGGCTCGACACGGGCACGCCGCACCTCGCCGGCGGCGGGGCGGTGCGGGACGTCCGCGCCGACCGCACGGTGTGGCAGCCCGCACCCGCCCGCCACGAGGCGGGGTCCCCGAACGTGCTCGGCGCGATCGCCCTCGCGGAGGCCTGCGACCGGCTCGCCGCGCTGCCCGCGGGGACGCTCGCCGCGCACGAGGACGCCCTGCGGACCCGCCTGCTCGACGGGCTCGCGACGATCGACGGCGTCGAGGTCGCCCGCATCTGGCCCGACTCCGCCGACCCCGTCGGGGTGCTCACGTTCACCGTCCCCGGGCACGACCCGGGGCTCGTCGCCGCGTACCTGTCGGCCGAGCACGGCATCGGCGTGCGCGACGGCCGGTTCTGCGCGCACCCGCTGCTCGCGCACCTCGGCGCCTCGGGCGGGGCTATCCGCGCGTCGGTGGGGGTCGGGACGACGAGCGAGGCGGTCGACCGGCTCGTCGTCGCGCTGCGGCAGTACCTGGCTCACGGCCCGTCGTCCCGGTACGAGGTCGTGGACGCCTGCTGGACGGTCGTCGACGACACCCGCCCGCTCGTCCAGGTGCACGGCCTGGACGCGCTCGCCGCGACGGCGGCGGCCGCGTGCGGTCCGGCGCTCGACGACTGA
- a CDS encoding NAD-dependent epimerase/dehydratase family protein, with protein sequence MRLLLTGSNGFLGTRIVADAHARGWEVVGVGRAASPGSPVDTYVRHDLTRPVPADAVPGTVDAVVHCAALASPWAPPQEFVAANVDATRHVARWAADHGAPPLVLVSSSSVLYRDEDQLGLTEDSPVPPDHEQINVYSRTKRISERVVAQYPGAWSVLRPRAVFGVGDTVLLPRILRLAERGALPVLEPRDGPRVRVDLTDVHTAAHYVTEAVERGVTGTYHLTNAEPVDLYPFLLDVLQRLGAHPRTVHVPAAAVRAAARAGEVASATLLGWREPPLTRFGVSVLSRSKTFDVSRTLRDLGAPAVSLDESVDRLVRAHG encoded by the coding sequence ATGCGTCTCCTGCTCACCGGTTCCAACGGCTTCCTGGGGACGCGGATCGTCGCCGACGCCCACGCGCGTGGCTGGGAGGTCGTCGGCGTCGGCCGGGCCGCGTCCCCCGGCAGCCCCGTCGACACCTACGTCCGGCACGACCTGACCCGCCCGGTCCCCGCCGACGCGGTCCCGGGCACGGTCGACGCGGTCGTGCACTGCGCGGCCCTCGCGTCGCCGTGGGCGCCGCCGCAGGAGTTCGTCGCCGCGAACGTCGACGCGACCCGGCACGTCGCCCGGTGGGCGGCGGACCACGGGGCACCCCCGCTCGTGCTCGTCTCCAGCTCGTCCGTGCTCTACCGCGACGAGGACCAGCTCGGCCTCACCGAGGACAGCCCGGTCCCGCCCGACCACGAGCAGATCAACGTCTACTCGCGCACCAAGCGCATCAGCGAGCGCGTCGTCGCCCAGTACCCCGGGGCGTGGTCGGTGCTGCGCCCGCGCGCGGTGTTCGGCGTCGGCGACACCGTGCTGCTGCCCCGCATCCTGCGGCTCGCCGAGCGGGGCGCCCTGCCCGTCCTGGAGCCGCGCGACGGCCCTCGGGTGCGGGTCGACCTCACGGACGTGCACACCGCGGCGCACTACGTCACCGAGGCCGTCGAGCGCGGCGTGACCGGCACGTACCACCTCACGAACGCCGAGCCCGTCGACCTCTACCCGTTCCTGCTCGACGTGCTCCAGCGCCTCGGCGCGCACCCCCGCACGGTCCACGTCCCGGCCGCGGCCGTGCGCGCGGCCGCCCGGGCCGGCGAGGTGGCGTCGGCGACGCTGCTCGGCTGGCGGGAGCCGCCGCTCACCCGGTTCGGGGTGTCCGTGCTTTCCCGCTCCAAGACGTTCGACGTGTCGCGGACGCTGCGCGACCTGGGTGCGCCCGCGGTCTCGCTCGACGAGAGCGTCGACCGGCTCGTGCGCGCGCATGGGTGA
- a CDS encoding rhodanese-like domain-containing protein encodes MGYAGDLTPQEAWDLLASDERALLVDVRTEGEWRTIGVPDASDLGGRAALVQWTTPQGLNPRFVDELAQAGLTPGDERPVVFLCRSGVRSVAAAQAATAAGFGPAYNVLRGFEGDVGPDGQRGHVGWRAEGLPWTTL; translated from the coding sequence ATGGGCTACGCCGGTGACCTGACCCCGCAGGAGGCGTGGGACCTGCTCGCGTCGGACGAGCGCGCGCTGCTCGTCGACGTCCGGACCGAGGGCGAGTGGCGCACGATCGGCGTCCCCGACGCGAGCGACCTCGGCGGCCGCGCGGCGCTCGTCCAGTGGACGACCCCGCAGGGCCTCAACCCGCGGTTCGTCGACGAGCTCGCCCAGGCAGGGCTCACGCCGGGCGACGAGCGGCCCGTCGTCTTCCTGTGCCGCTCCGGCGTGCGCTCCGTCGCCGCCGCGCAGGCCGCGACCGCCGCCGGGTTCGGCCCGGCGTACAACGTGCTGCGCGGGTTCGAGGGCGACGTCGGCCCCGACGGGCAGCGCGGGCACGTGGGCTGGCGCGCCGAGGGCCTGCCCTGGACCACGCTGTGA
- a CDS encoding daunorubicin resistance protein DrrA family ABC transporter ATP-binding protein, whose product MPSSTRSPARPDLAVRARGLTRRYGDTTVLDGLDLDVEPGTVHALLGPNGAGKTTTVRIVATLLAPHGGTAHVAGFDVVREAGEVRRRVGLVGQHAAVDEILGGRENLVMFGRLSHLGTREARRRADELVERFDLVDAADRPVATYSGGMRRRLDLAAGLVLDPEVLLLDEPTTGLDPGGRREVWQAVRELVRGGTAVLLTTQYLEEVDQLASQVSVLARGRLVARGTPDALKASIGQDRLDVVVRHEADLAAARTALDAVGSDVETELDTRRVTATVADRVAALTHVVRTLDDAGVAVDDVALRRPTLDEAFLHLTAPTAPRPVTEPSEEVSR is encoded by the coding sequence ATGCCCTCGTCCACCCGCTCCCCCGCCCGCCCGGACCTCGCGGTCCGCGCCCGCGGCCTCACACGTCGCTACGGCGACACCACCGTCCTCGACGGCCTCGACCTCGACGTCGAGCCCGGCACCGTGCACGCGCTGCTCGGCCCCAACGGCGCCGGCAAGACGACGACCGTCCGGATCGTCGCCACGCTCCTCGCCCCGCACGGCGGCACCGCGCACGTCGCCGGGTTCGACGTCGTCCGCGAGGCCGGCGAGGTGCGGCGCCGCGTCGGGCTCGTCGGTCAGCACGCCGCCGTCGACGAGATCCTCGGCGGGCGCGAGAACCTCGTGATGTTCGGGCGCCTCTCCCACCTCGGGACCCGGGAGGCGCGGCGCCGTGCCGACGAGCTGGTCGAGCGGTTCGACCTGGTCGACGCCGCCGACCGGCCCGTCGCGACCTACTCGGGCGGCATGCGTCGCCGGCTCGACCTCGCCGCCGGGCTCGTGCTCGACCCCGAGGTCCTCCTGCTCGACGAGCCGACCACCGGGCTCGACCCGGGCGGCCGCCGCGAGGTGTGGCAGGCGGTCCGCGAGCTCGTCCGTGGCGGGACGGCGGTCCTGCTGACGACGCAGTACCTGGAGGAGGTCGACCAGCTCGCGTCGCAGGTCAGCGTGCTGGCCCGCGGGCGGCTCGTCGCCCGGGGGACGCCCGACGCGCTCAAGGCGTCGATCGGGCAGGACCGGCTCGACGTCGTCGTGCGGCACGAGGCCGACCTGGCGGCCGCCCGCACCGCGCTCGACGCCGTCGGCAGCGACGTCGAGACCGAGCTCGACACCCGCCGGGTCACCGCGACGGTCGCCGACCGCGTCGCCGCGCTGACCCACGTGGTGCGCACGCTCGACGACGCGGGCGTGGCGGTCGACGACGTCGCCCTGCGACGCCCCACGCTCGACGAGGCCTTCCTGCACCTCACGGCACCGACCGCCCCCCGTCCCGTCACCGAGCCCAGCGAGGAGGTCTCCCGATGA
- a CDS encoding ABC transporter permease gives MTATTTTVARRPTRVPPGGPGWALRDAWTVTLRDLGHWRRQPWDLLIGLAFPLLLLLMFGYLLGGAIDVPGGYVEFLFPGMLAVTMAFGLETTMTAVAQDVQRGVTDRFRSLPMSRAAVLLGRAVADMLSSVVGLLALLVGGLLVGWRWHHGLGPALAALGLLLLLRFAFLWLGIWLGLLFRGQGGVTAVQILVWPFAFLSNAFVPISTMPGWLEALSAFNPITATVAATRELFGNPTVAGTGWAAENALLLAVVWPVVLTAVFGALAVRRYARLGR, from the coding sequence ATGACCGCGACCACCACCACCGTCGCCCGCCGCCCGACCCGCGTGCCCCCCGGCGGACCCGGCTGGGCGCTGCGCGACGCGTGGACCGTGACCCTGCGCGACCTCGGGCACTGGCGACGCCAGCCCTGGGACCTGCTCATCGGGCTCGCGTTCCCGCTGCTGCTGCTCCTCATGTTCGGGTACCTGCTCGGCGGCGCGATCGACGTCCCCGGGGGCTACGTCGAGTTCCTGTTCCCCGGGATGCTCGCCGTCACCATGGCCTTCGGGCTCGAGACGACCATGACGGCGGTCGCGCAGGACGTCCAGCGCGGCGTCACCGACCGGTTCCGCTCCCTGCCCATGTCCCGGGCCGCCGTGCTGCTCGGACGCGCGGTCGCGGACATGCTGTCGAGCGTCGTCGGGCTGCTCGCGCTGCTCGTCGGCGGGCTGCTCGTCGGGTGGCGCTGGCACCACGGGCTGGGGCCCGCGCTGGCCGCGCTCGGGCTGCTGCTCCTGCTCCGGTTCGCGTTCCTCTGGCTCGGCATCTGGCTCGGGCTGCTGTTCCGCGGGCAGGGGGGCGTGACCGCGGTCCAGATCCTCGTGTGGCCGTTCGCGTTCCTGTCCAACGCGTTCGTGCCGATCTCGACCATGCCCGGCTGGCTCGAGGCGCTGTCCGCGTTCAACCCGATCACCGCGACCGTCGCCGCGACGCGCGAGCTGTTCGGCAACCCGACCGTCGCCGGGACCGGATGGGCCGCGGAGAACGCGCTGCTCCTGGCCGTGGTCTGGCCCGTCGTGCTCACCGCCGTGTTCGGGGCGCTCGCGGTGCGGCGGTACGCGCGGCTCGGACGCTGA
- a CDS encoding TetR/AcrR family transcriptional regulator, whose product MSEHTGTGDPARSMALLWRTEEPAAPRGRGAAAGLSVDRVVRTAVALADAEGLAALSMRRVASELGVGAMTLYTWVPGKGELVDLMVDDVLGEVVDALGGLAAPAPPAGPDGWRDRLGAVARANWAVHERHPWLLQVATMGRPPLGPNVMAKYEVELRAVDGTGLDEVTMDAVVTLVDGFVAGAARGVLDRAQAERLTGISEEQWWAATAPYVDQVFDPAAYPTVARVGPVAGEANQAAYDPYRAFEFGLARLLDGIAVLVDAAPRA is encoded by the coding sequence ATGAGCGAGCACACCGGGACCGGCGACCCCGCGCGGAGCATGGCCCTCCTGTGGCGCACCGAGGAGCCCGCGGCGCCCCGCGGCCGGGGTGCCGCCGCGGGGCTGTCCGTCGACCGCGTCGTCCGCACGGCCGTCGCGCTCGCCGACGCCGAGGGCCTCGCCGCGCTGTCGATGCGCCGCGTCGCGAGCGAGCTCGGCGTCGGTGCGATGACGCTCTACACGTGGGTCCCCGGCAAGGGCGAGCTCGTCGACCTCATGGTCGACGACGTGCTCGGCGAGGTCGTCGACGCGCTCGGTGGGCTCGCCGCGCCCGCCCCGCCCGCCGGGCCGGACGGCTGGCGCGACCGGCTCGGGGCCGTCGCCCGCGCCAACTGGGCGGTGCACGAGCGGCACCCGTGGCTGCTGCAGGTCGCGACCATGGGCCGCCCGCCGCTCGGCCCCAACGTCATGGCCAAGTACGAGGTCGAGCTCCGCGCCGTCGACGGGACCGGGCTCGACGAGGTCACGATGGACGCGGTCGTCACGCTCGTCGACGGGTTCGTCGCCGGCGCCGCGCGCGGTGTCCTCGACCGCGCGCAGGCCGAGCGCCTCACCGGCATCAGCGAGGAGCAGTGGTGGGCGGCGACCGCCCCGTACGTCGACCAGGTCTTCGACCCGGCCGCCTACCCGACGGTCGCGCGCGTCGGGCCGGTCGCGGGCGAGGCGAACCAGGCCGCCTACGACCCGTACCGGGCGTTCGAGTTCGGCCTGGCCCGCCTCCTGGACGGCATCGCCGTGCTGGTCGACGCCGCGCCCCGGGCGTGA
- a CDS encoding glycosyltransferase, giving the protein MGETAVAASALLVLLVAVRTTLARRALGAPSAAAGPQDLRDVTVLVAVRSGDPLLADVLAASVATLAPARVLLLVDEDDPAGAGAARDAAAPHGHVDVVTCAPPPAGSNPKVHKLAAAEVTTGTVVVLDDDTTLPPGGLLRLVAPLSDADLATGVPVYREQGGLWSRLVAAFVNGSALVTYLPLAQVGPPVSINGMVVAVRRDALRSVGGFAALTGATCDDYALARLFRVHGLRLVQTAQPAVVATTIPSATVYARILRRWLLFAGEVVRRDLSPRLVLLVLLPSVLPAAVAVLAVAARDGRALLCAGTALLASAVSTWVLRRRAGWHATGVLGVLLEPVAAVLAPLQAAAAQVGPRTVTWRGRRVAVGIGAVP; this is encoded by the coding sequence ATGGGTGAGACGGCCGTCGCCGCCTCTGCGCTGCTCGTCCTGCTGGTCGCCGTCCGCACGACCCTCGCCCGGCGCGCGCTCGGGGCGCCCTCGGCAGCGGCCGGGCCGCAGGACCTGCGCGACGTCACCGTCCTCGTCGCGGTCCGCTCCGGCGACCCCCTGCTCGCGGACGTCCTGGCCGCGTCCGTCGCGACGCTGGCACCGGCACGCGTCCTGCTGCTCGTCGACGAGGACGACCCCGCGGGTGCCGGCGCCGCCCGGGACGCGGCCGCGCCGCACGGCCACGTCGACGTCGTCACCTGCGCCCCGCCGCCCGCCGGCAGCAACCCCAAGGTGCACAAGCTCGCCGCCGCCGAGGTCACCACCGGCACGGTCGTCGTCCTCGACGACGACACGACGCTGCCGCCCGGCGGCCTGCTCCGGCTCGTGGCACCCCTGAGCGACGCCGACCTCGCGACCGGGGTACCCGTCTACCGGGAGCAGGGCGGGCTGTGGTCGCGGCTCGTCGCGGCGTTCGTCAACGGCTCCGCGCTCGTCACCTACCTGCCCCTCGCGCAGGTCGGCCCGCCCGTGAGCATCAACGGCATGGTGGTCGCCGTGCGTCGCGACGCGCTGCGGTCCGTCGGCGGGTTCGCCGCACTGACCGGGGCCACGTGCGACGACTACGCGCTCGCCCGGCTGTTCCGGGTGCACGGCCTGCGCCTGGTCCAGACCGCCCAGCCGGCCGTCGTCGCCACGACGATCCCGTCCGCCACGGTCTACGCGCGGATCCTGCGGCGCTGGCTGCTGTTCGCGGGCGAGGTCGTGCGCCGCGACCTGTCGCCCCGCCTCGTGCTCCTCGTGCTGCTGCCGAGCGTCCTGCCGGCCGCGGTCGCCGTGCTGGCCGTCGCCGCGCGCGACGGCCGTGCCCTGCTGTGCGCGGGCACAGCCCTGCTCGCCTCGGCGGTCAGCACCTGGGTGCTGCGCCGGCGTGCGGGATGGCACGCGACCGGCGTCCTCGGGGTCCTGCTCGAGCCCGTCGCGGCCGTGCTCGCACCGCTGCAGGCCGCCGCCGCCCAGGTCGGGCCGCGGACCGTCACGTGGCGCGGGCGCCGCGTCGCCGTCGGCATCGGGGCCGTGCCGTGA
- a CDS encoding O-succinylhomoserine sulfhydrylase — protein MSGSAPGRVPGPGDWDDRSVDRSTLRPDTLAVRGGLVRSEFQEMSEALFLTQGYVYDSAAQAESAFAGDVDRFLYSRYSNPTVSTFEERLRLLDGAEAAYATATGMSAVFTALAALVRQGSRVVAARALFGSSVVIFDEILAAWGVRTDYVDGHVSSQWEEALSTPADVVFFETPSNPMQDLVDIATVSRLAHAAGATVVVDNVFATPVLSRPLDLGADVVVYSATKHIDGQGRVLGGAILGSAAYVRGPVQTLIRNTGPSLSPFNAWVLLKGLETMSLRVRHQAASALDLAGWLEQHPAVASVRYPFLPSHPQHELARAQQTGGGTVVTLNLRVPEGATPDVAKKSTFAFLDALRVVDISNNLGDAKSIVTHPATTTHRKLGPEGRAAVGIAESTVRLSVGLEDVEDLREDLAQALDHAL, from the coding sequence GTGAGCGGGTCCGCACCCGGCCGCGTGCCCGGCCCCGGTGACTGGGACGACCGGTCCGTCGACCGCTCCACGCTGCGCCCGGACACGCTCGCCGTGCGCGGCGGGCTCGTGCGCTCCGAGTTCCAGGAGATGTCCGAGGCCCTGTTCCTCACGCAGGGGTACGTCTACGACTCCGCCGCGCAGGCGGAGTCGGCGTTCGCCGGCGACGTCGACCGGTTCCTCTACTCCCGCTACTCCAACCCGACCGTGTCGACGTTCGAGGAGCGCCTGCGCCTCCTCGACGGCGCCGAGGCCGCCTACGCGACCGCGACCGGCATGTCCGCGGTGTTCACCGCGCTCGCCGCGCTCGTGCGGCAGGGCTCGCGCGTCGTCGCCGCCCGGGCCCTGTTCGGGTCGAGCGTCGTGATCTTCGACGAGATCCTCGCGGCGTGGGGCGTGCGGACCGACTACGTCGACGGGCACGTGTCGTCCCAGTGGGAGGAGGCGCTGTCCACCCCCGCCGACGTCGTGTTCTTCGAGACGCCGTCCAACCCCATGCAGGACCTCGTCGACATCGCGACCGTGTCGCGCCTCGCGCACGCCGCGGGGGCGACCGTCGTCGTCGACAACGTCTTCGCGACGCCCGTGCTGTCCCGCCCGCTCGACCTCGGCGCCGACGTCGTCGTCTACTCCGCGACCAAGCACATCGACGGCCAGGGCCGCGTGCTCGGCGGCGCGATCCTCGGCTCCGCCGCGTACGTGCGCGGCCCCGTGCAGACGCTCATCCGCAACACCGGCCCGTCGCTCTCCCCGTTCAACGCGTGGGTGCTGCTCAAGGGGCTGGAGACGATGTCGCTGCGCGTGCGCCACCAGGCCGCCTCCGCGCTCGACCTGGCCGGCTGGCTCGAGCAGCACCCGGCCGTCGCGTCCGTCCGCTACCCGTTCCTGCCGTCGCACCCGCAGCACGAGCTCGCGCGCGCCCAGCAGACGGGCGGCGGGACCGTCGTCACGCTGAACCTGCGGGTCCCCGAGGGCGCGACCCCCGACGTCGCGAAGAAGTCGACGTTCGCGTTCCTCGACGCGCTGCGGGTCGTCGACATCTCGAACAACCTCGGCGACGCGAAGTCCATCGTCACGCACCCGGCGACGACGACCCACCGCAAGCTCGGCCCCGAGGGCCGCGCCGCCGTCGGGATCGCCGAGTCGACCGTCCGCCTGTCCGTCGGCCTGGAGGACGTCGAGGACCTGCGTGAGGACCTCGCGCAGGCGCTCGACCACGCGCTGTGA
- a CDS encoding glycosyltransferase codes for MSARLLLVAPPFAGHLNPLLTLGRGLRDRGFDVRFATGGTKLDLLRAHGFAADALIADDPGVFDRISDTPRPVRSDPVRLTRQLAANLALLPRARAELDDLVRRDRPDAVLADFTAPVAGMVAQAHGLPWLTTMPTPFALETRTGTPSYCGGWGPARHAGHRMRDAAGRGATRLAKRTMQAVLAPAFRAAGTGVYRADGSEAAYSPTTILGLGMTELELERDWPAGFRMVGPVTGTPEPWPVPPRLPDGPLVLVTMGTHLPWAKDRLAEHARALASHAPGHTVVVTLGDAGRAAPEPLLVDGPVHVFGHLPYDDVLPRCAAVVHHGGAGITYSAIRAGVPAVVCPQDYDQFDYAARIVAAGAGVRVRRLTGRRAGEALSDVLAADRTRLDRLAAAAAAYDPVASVADEVTASLA; via the coding sequence ATGAGCGCCCGCCTGCTGCTCGTCGCGCCGCCGTTCGCCGGTCACCTCAACCCGCTGCTCACGCTCGGGCGCGGGCTGCGCGACCGTGGGTTCGACGTCCGCTTCGCCACGGGCGGCACCAAGCTCGACCTGCTGCGCGCGCACGGCTTCGCCGCCGACGCGCTCATCGCCGACGACCCGGGCGTCTTCGACCGGATCTCCGACACGCCCCGTCCCGTGCGCTCCGACCCGGTGCGGCTCACGCGCCAGCTCGCCGCCAACCTCGCGCTCCTGCCGCGCGCCCGCGCCGAGCTCGACGACCTCGTCCGTCGTGACCGTCCCGACGCCGTCCTCGCCGACTTCACCGCGCCCGTCGCCGGCATGGTCGCGCAGGCGCACGGCCTGCCCTGGCTCACCACCATGCCGACGCCGTTCGCGCTCGAGACCCGGACGGGCACCCCGTCGTACTGCGGCGGCTGGGGGCCGGCCCGGCACGCCGGGCACCGGATGCGCGACGCCGCCGGCCGCGGCGCTACCCGGCTCGCGAAGCGCACGATGCAGGCGGTGCTCGCACCCGCGTTCCGCGCCGCCGGGACGGGCGTCTACCGGGCCGACGGGTCCGAGGCCGCGTACTCGCCGACGACGATCCTCGGCCTCGGGATGACCGAGCTCGAGCTCGAGCGCGACTGGCCCGCCGGGTTCCGGATGGTCGGACCCGTGACCGGCACGCCCGAGCCCTGGCCCGTGCCCCCGCGCCTGCCCGACGGCCCGCTCGTGCTCGTCACCATGGGCACGCACCTGCCCTGGGCCAAGGACCGGTTGGCCGAGCACGCCCGGGCCCTGGCGTCGCACGCACCGGGGCACACCGTCGTCGTCACGCTGGGCGACGCGGGCCGCGCCGCGCCCGAGCCGCTGCTCGTCGACGGCCCGGTCCACGTCTTCGGGCACCTGCCCTACGACGACGTGCTGCCGCGGTGCGCCGCCGTCGTGCACCACGGCGGCGCCGGCATCACCTACAGCGCGATCCGCGCGGGCGTGCCCGCCGTCGTGTGCCCGCAGGACTACGACCAGTTCGACTACGCGGCGCGCATCGTCGCCGCCGGTGCAGGCGTGCGGGTACGCCGGCTCACCGGCCGTCGGGCGGGCGAGGCCCTGAGCGACGTGCTCGCCGCGGACCGGACACGCCTCGACCGCCTGGCCGCCGCCGCGGCGGCCTACGACCCGGTCGCGTCGGTCGCCGACGAGGTCACCGCGTCGTTGGCGTGA
- a CDS encoding F390 synthetase-related protein: MSRARVLWHYAQARRRRFADRDDLASWQQRHLRRVLQRAPQRYAFYAGTRPRALDELPVLDKPDVLAHFAELNTRGVGLDACVAAARAAERGRDFGTTLRGLSVGLSSGTSGRQTAFLTSAAERDRWAGEVLARALPRGLLGGARVTLVLRAGGPLYESVDGGRVSFRFVDLALDHDRLLEHVRASAPTVLVAPPSVLVAVARADLGLRLERVLSAAEVLDPHDAATVEDALGVRVDQVYQAAEGFLGMSCGLGALHLAEDLVVVEREDAGDGRFVPVVTDLFRSSQAVLRRRLGDVLVPADGPCACGDPTLVVREVVGRSDDVLWLPRRTRAGGAPGDAAPFHPDFVRAAVLAAPGVEDFRVVQTAPSTVRLAVEPAGAFERASRSLGDALAAAGFVAPDVVPGEIEPWDPLVKRRRVRRDPSVPAGGVTPTTR, translated from the coding sequence ATGAGCCGCGCCCGCGTCCTGTGGCACTACGCGCAGGCCCGCCGCCGCCGGTTCGCCGACCGCGACGACCTCGCGTCCTGGCAGCAGCGGCACCTGCGCCGGGTCCTGCAGCGCGCGCCGCAGCGGTACGCGTTCTACGCGGGCACCCGGCCCCGCGCCCTCGACGAGCTGCCGGTGCTCGACAAGCCGGACGTGCTCGCACACTTCGCCGAGCTCAACACCCGGGGGGTCGGCCTCGACGCGTGCGTCGCGGCGGCACGGGCCGCCGAACGCGGCCGGGACTTCGGCACGACCCTGCGCGGGCTGTCGGTCGGCCTGTCGTCCGGCACCTCGGGGCGGCAGACCGCGTTCCTCACGTCGGCCGCGGAGCGGGACCGGTGGGCGGGGGAGGTCCTCGCGCGCGCCCTGCCGCGCGGGCTGCTCGGCGGCGCGCGGGTGACGCTCGTGCTGCGCGCCGGCGGGCCGCTGTACGAGTCGGTCGACGGCGGCCGCGTGTCGTTCCGGTTCGTCGACCTGGCCCTCGACCACGACCGTCTGCTGGAGCACGTCCGCGCGTCGGCGCCCACCGTCCTCGTCGCGCCGCCGTCCGTGCTGGTCGCGGTCGCGCGTGCCGACCTGGGGCTGCGGCTCGAACGGGTGCTGTCCGCGGCCGAGGTGCTCGACCCGCACGACGCCGCGACGGTCGAGGACGCGCTCGGTGTGCGGGTCGACCAGGTCTACCAGGCCGCGGAGGGCTTCCTCGGCATGAGCTGCGGGCTCGGGGCGCTGCACCTCGCCGAGGACCTCGTCGTCGTCGAGCGCGAGGACGCGGGCGACGGCCGGTTCGTGCCCGTCGTCACCGACCTGTTCCGCAGCAGCCAGGCGGTGCTGCGGCGGCGGCTCGGCGACGTGCTGGTCCCCGCCGACGGTCCGTGCGCGTGCGGGGACCCGACGCTCGTCGTCCGCGAGGTCGTGGGCCGCTCCGACGACGTCCTGTGGTTGCCGCGCCGCACGCGTGCCGGCGGCGCCCCCGGTGACGCGGCTCCCTTCCACCCCGACTTCGTGCGCGCCGCGGTGCTCGCCGCGCCGGGGGTCGAGGACTTCCGCGTCGTGCAGACGGCACCGTCCACGGTGCGTCTGGCCGTCGAGCCCGCGGGGGCGTTCGAGCGGGCGAGCCGCTCGCTGGGGGACGCGCTCGCGGCCGCCGGCTTCGTCGCCCCCGACGTCGTCCCGGGCGAGATCGAGCCGTGGGACCCCCTGGTCAAGCGCCGCCGTGTCCGCCGCGACCCGTCGGTGCCCGCAGGAGGCGTCACGCCAACGACGCGGTGA